The Flavobacterium johnsoniae genomic sequence CAGTCTCAGTTTTTAGTATTCAGTTTTTTTCTGTAAAGGCGTATTATTTGTTCGCTTTACAGGATTTGATGTCGAAATTATCTTCCTCCAAAAATGCTGCTTCCAATGCGAACCATTGTGCTTCCGCATTCTATCGCTAATTGATAATCTCCAGACATTCCCATCGATATTGTGCTTAGATTACAGTTTTCAGCTTTCAATTCTTTTATTGAATCAAAAATGGATTTTAAATGGGTAAATTCTTTTTTAATCTGGTTTTGGTCTTCGGTGAAAGTCGCCATTCCCATCAAACCTAATATACGAATATTTTTCAACTCTTTGAACTCTACAGAAGTTAAAAGTTCATTTAATTCATTTTCGTCTAAACCAAATTTAGATTCTTCTTCGGCAATATAAATTTGAAGAAGACAATCTATAATTCTATTGTTTTTTAAAGCTTGTTTGTTGATTTCTTGCAATAATTTCAAACTGTCAACACCGTGAATTAAAGTTACATACGGCGCCATAAATTTGACTTTATTCGATTGAACGTGGCCAATCATATGCCATTGAATGTCTTTTGGCATTTGTTCCCATTTCTCCGTCATTTCCTGAATTTTGTTTTCTCCAAAAATGCGTTGTCCAGCTTCGTAAGCCTGCGTCAAGTCTGAAACAGGTTTTGTTTTTGAAACAGCAACGAGAGTTACGTGTTCAGGTAATGAAGTTTTAATTGTATTTAAGTTTGATGCTATTGACATTTTTATTTATTTTTTTGAAAGCTGAACATGTAATTTTTCATTTCTTTCTGACGGAATGTAAAAATCTATCTTTTTATCTTCCATTTTTAATTTAGGATCAAATCCAGGTCCTTTTGCCTCATTTTTTAAGTATGTGTAAAAAGAACCCATATCACTTTGATAAAGATTTCCAAAAATTTTATCATAGCAGTTAACAGAACCACAAAAATAACCTACTATTTTATCATCAAGATTAACGACTATTACTTCAAAATTTGCTTTTAGATTTAAATCCCTTAAATATAGAATTAAAAAAT encodes the following:
- a CDS encoding YggS family pyridoxal phosphate-dependent enzyme → MSIASNLNTIKTSLPEHVTLVAVSKTKPVSDLTQAYEAGQRIFGENKIQEMTEKWEQMPKDIQWHMIGHVQSNKVKFMAPYVTLIHGVDSLKLLQEINKQALKNNRIIDCLLQIYIAEEESKFGLDENELNELLTSVEFKELKNIRILGLMGMATFTEDQNQIKKEFTHLKSIFDSIKELKAENCNLSTISMGMSGDYQLAIECGSTMVRIGSSIFGGR